In a single window of the Streptomyces sp. HUAS ZL42 genome:
- a CDS encoding family 16 glycoside hydrolase, with protein MIRHRRIWTVLLAAVLMTLGLQATPGSARTAPTAAAAQVLTWTAGDDITKYTSAPATAVAGTATIVFENSTATGNTTGMPHTLTFETSDPEYNNDVQLNILANPNDDQGGRHTAEVTLTPGRYFYHCTIPGHGQMQGILVVTEGGGQDTTAPETSASVSGTQNSQGQYVGSASVTVGATDEGGSGVDRVEYAIGDTGAWQPYTAPVVVDQVGSHQVRYRATDKAGNVSAEKSVEFTVVAPPSDDTTAPETSATVSGERNPDGAYVDMATVTVTASDTGSGVNTIEYAVDSGSWQPYTMPVMVHQLGSHTVRYRATDKAGNAAAEKSVAFTVVSAPPQDTTPPVTGVTVDGTRNSDGAYVGNAKVTVSATDGGGSGVASVEYSLDGGPYLAYTAPVLVDRAGAHTVAYRASDKAGNTSEARTVSFTVVAGGGVPAPNCPEYDERLTVIVGTVDSGVPNRVTDNRCRINELIEDEKEWTSHALFLKHVKTVLDRLLKEGVVDRREYNAIQKAARRSGIGEPGQTEGYRKIFDGSADSLARWEQVGGGSFALNTDGSITSGTTKPGLGMLWFPQRKYGDFSLRLQWRDDAPGTGNANSGVFVRFPWVHDHPEESRPEWVAIKYGHEVQVLDRPDGDMYKTGSVYGFDRVGLAGAGVTQKGTWNDYEIRVVDQHYSVYRNGVLINEFDNIGGLDFTPPRSDDPGTDGRRFASGYIGLQVHGTTDVISYRDIRIREL; from the coding sequence GTGATACGGCACCGAAGAATCTGGACGGTCCTGCTGGCCGCCGTACTGATGACGCTCGGGCTGCAGGCCACACCCGGCAGCGCGCGGACCGCGCCGACAGCCGCCGCCGCTCAGGTGCTCACCTGGACCGCCGGCGACGACATCACCAAGTACACCTCGGCGCCCGCCACGGCGGTGGCGGGCACGGCGACGATCGTCTTCGAGAACAGCACGGCGACCGGCAACACCACCGGCATGCCGCACACGTTGACCTTCGAGACCTCCGATCCCGAGTACAACAACGACGTCCAGCTCAACATCCTCGCCAACCCCAACGACGACCAGGGCGGCCGGCACACGGCCGAGGTCACCCTCACCCCGGGCCGCTACTTCTACCACTGCACGATCCCCGGACACGGGCAGATGCAGGGCATCCTGGTGGTGACCGAGGGCGGCGGCCAGGACACCACGGCTCCCGAGACGTCCGCGAGCGTCAGCGGAACGCAGAACTCGCAGGGCCAGTACGTCGGTTCGGCGAGCGTGACCGTGGGCGCCACCGACGAGGGCGGCTCCGGCGTCGACCGTGTCGAGTACGCGATCGGCGACACGGGCGCCTGGCAGCCGTACACCGCGCCGGTCGTCGTCGACCAGGTCGGCAGCCACCAGGTTCGGTACCGGGCCACCGACAAGGCCGGCAACGTGTCGGCGGAGAAGTCCGTCGAGTTCACCGTCGTCGCCCCGCCGTCGGACGACACGACCGCGCCGGAGACGTCGGCGACGGTCAGCGGCGAGCGCAACCCCGACGGGGCCTACGTCGACATGGCCACGGTCACCGTCACGGCCTCCGACACCGGATCGGGGGTCAACACGATCGAGTACGCGGTCGACTCCGGGTCCTGGCAGCCCTACACCATGCCCGTGATGGTGCACCAGCTCGGCAGCCACACCGTGCGCTACCGGGCCACCGACAAGGCGGGCAACGCCGCGGCCGAGAAGAGCGTCGCGTTCACAGTCGTCTCCGCGCCCCCGCAGGACACGACACCGCCGGTGACGGGCGTGACCGTGGACGGGACGCGGAACTCCGACGGGGCGTACGTCGGGAACGCAAAGGTGACGGTCAGCGCCACCGACGGGGGCGGTTCCGGCGTCGCGAGCGTCGAGTACTCGCTCGACGGTGGGCCCTACCTGGCGTACACCGCTCCCGTCCTCGTCGATCGCGCGGGTGCCCACACCGTGGCGTACCGGGCGAGCGACAAGGCCGGCAACACGTCCGAGGCGCGCACCGTGAGCTTCACGGTGGTGGCGGGCGGCGGAGTGCCGGCGCCCAACTGCCCGGAGTACGACGAGCGGTTGACGGTCATCGTCGGCACGGTCGACTCGGGGGTGCCCAACCGGGTCACCGACAACCGGTGCCGGATCAACGAGTTGATCGAGGACGAGAAGGAGTGGACGTCCCACGCGCTGTTCCTCAAGCACGTGAAGACGGTCCTGGACCGGCTCCTGAAGGAAGGGGTCGTCGACCGGCGCGAGTACAACGCGATCCAGAAGGCGGCCCGCCGGTCCGGTATCGGTGAACCGGGGCAGACGGAGGGCTACCGCAAGATCTTCGACGGCAGCGCGGACTCCCTCGCACGCTGGGAGCAGGTCGGCGGTGGTTCGTTCGCACTGAACACCGACGGGTCGATCACCAGCGGCACCACGAAGCCGGGCCTGGGCATGCTGTGGTTCCCGCAGCGCAAGTACGGCGACTTCTCGCTGAGGCTGCAGTGGCGGGACGACGCCCCGGGCACGGGCAACGCCAACTCGGGTGTCTTCGTCCGGTTCCCGTGGGTGCACGACCATCCGGAGGAGTCACGGCCGGAGTGGGTCGCCATCAAGTACGGGCACGAGGTGCAGGTGCTGGACCGGCCCGACGGCGACATGTACAAGACGGGCTCGGTCTACGGCTTCGACCGCGTGGGCCTGGCCGGCGCGGGCGTGACGCAGAAGGGCACCTGGAACGACTACGAGATCCGCGTGGTCGACCAGCACTACTCGGTCTACCGCAACGGCGTGCTGATCAACGAGTTCGACAACATCGGCGGTCTGGACTTCACCCCGCCCCGCTCGGACGACCCGGGCACGGACGGGCGGCGGTTCGCCTCCGGCTACATCGGGCTGCAGGTGCACGGCACGACGGACGTGATCTCGTACCGGGACATCCGGATCAGGGAACTGTAG
- a CDS encoding zinc-dependent alcohol dehydrogenase: MRAVTWQGKRDVRVEEVPDPRIKEPTDAVIRITSTGLCGSDLHLYEVLTPFMTPGDILGHEPIGIVEEVGAGVPDLMAGDRIVVPFQIACGDCWMCLNGLPTQCETTQVTGEGMGAALFGYTRLYGAVPGAQAEYLRVPQAQFGPIKVPEGPPDDRFVYLSDVLPTAWQAVAYADIPQGGSIAVLGLGPIGDMACRVAQVRGAGRVFGVDLVSERLRRAKARGVETYDLRSFDNEKELVAAIRDETDGRGPDAVIDAVGTEAHGSAAARLAQQASSLLPRKLSGPFAERFSVDRLAALHTAIELVRRGGTLSLVGVYGGTADPMPMLTLFDKQIQIRMGQANVRRWSDEIMPYLTDEDPLGVDDFATHRVPLSEAPHAYEMFQKKQDGAVKVLMTP; encoded by the coding sequence ATGAGGGCAGTGACGTGGCAGGGCAAGCGGGACGTACGGGTCGAGGAGGTGCCCGACCCGAGGATCAAGGAGCCGACCGATGCCGTCATCCGGATCACCTCCACCGGGCTGTGCGGCTCCGACCTGCATCTCTACGAGGTGCTCACCCCGTTCATGACACCGGGAGACATCCTCGGCCACGAGCCGATCGGCATCGTCGAGGAGGTCGGCGCCGGGGTGCCGGACCTGATGGCGGGCGACCGGATCGTGGTGCCGTTCCAGATCGCCTGCGGCGACTGCTGGATGTGCCTCAACGGACTGCCCACCCAGTGCGAGACCACCCAGGTCACCGGCGAGGGCATGGGCGCAGCCCTGTTCGGCTACACCCGCCTCTACGGCGCCGTACCCGGGGCCCAGGCCGAGTACCTGCGCGTCCCGCAGGCGCAGTTCGGCCCGATCAAGGTCCCCGAGGGTCCGCCCGACGACCGCTTCGTCTACCTCTCCGACGTCCTGCCCACCGCCTGGCAGGCGGTCGCCTACGCGGACATCCCCCAGGGCGGCAGCATCGCCGTGCTCGGCCTCGGACCCATCGGCGACATGGCCTGCCGCGTCGCCCAGGTGCGCGGTGCCGGGCGGGTGTTCGGCGTGGACCTGGTCAGTGAGCGGCTGCGGCGGGCGAAGGCCCGGGGCGTGGAGACGTACGACCTCAGGAGCTTCGACAACGAGAAGGAGCTCGTCGCCGCGATCCGCGACGAGACCGACGGCCGCGGCCCCGACGCGGTGATCGACGCCGTCGGTACCGAGGCGCACGGCAGCGCGGCCGCCCGCCTCGCCCAGCAGGCCTCGTCCCTGCTGCCCCGCAAGCTCAGCGGCCCCTTCGCGGAGCGCTTCAGCGTCGACCGGCTCGCCGCCCTCCACACCGCCATCGAACTGGTGCGGCGCGGCGGCACGCTGTCGCTCGTCGGCGTGTACGGCGGCACGGCGGACCCGATGCCGATGCTCACCCTGTTCGACAAGCAGATCCAGATCCGGATGGGCCAGGCCAACGTGCGCCGCTGGAGCGACGAGATCATGCCGTACCTGACGGACGAGGACCCGCTCGGCGTCGACGACTTCGCCACCCACCGGGTGCCGCTGTCCGAGGCGCCGCACGCGTACGAGATGTTCCAGAAGAAGCAGGACGGCGCGGTGAAGGTGCTGATGACGCCGTGA
- a CDS encoding MarR family winged helix-turn-helix transcriptional regulator, giving the protein MAAADLSTHPGHLARRLQQAHYLLWNAMVSEEITSPQFAVLNALVAEPGLDQRTVGERVGLDRSTVAEVISRLTRRELLDKVRDPQDGRRFLLRLTEDGMRAHRKLTVRTARMNQVFLAPLSAEEQTLFFDLIRRVSDAAEGLRNPGEPLVGQG; this is encoded by the coding sequence ATGGCCGCGGCGGATCTCTCCACCCATCCCGGGCACCTGGCCCGGCGACTGCAGCAGGCCCACTACCTGTTGTGGAACGCGATGGTGTCCGAGGAGATCACCTCGCCGCAGTTCGCGGTCCTCAACGCGCTCGTCGCCGAGCCGGGCCTCGACCAGCGCACGGTGGGGGAGCGGGTGGGGCTCGACCGGTCCACCGTCGCCGAGGTGATCAGCCGGCTCACTCGCCGCGAGCTGCTCGACAAGGTCCGCGACCCCCAGGACGGCCGCCGGTTCCTGCTGCGCCTCACCGAGGACGGGATGCGCGCCCACCGCAAGCTGACGGTGCGCACGGCCCGGATGAACCAGGTCTTCCTGGCCCCGCTGTCCGCCGAGGAGCAGACCCTCTTCTTTGATCTGATCCGGCGCGTCTCGGACGCGGCGGAGGGGCTCCGCAATCCCGGGGAACCCCTCGTCGGCCAGGGCTGA
- the ligD gene encoding non-homologous end-joining DNA ligase produces the protein MGEAVELEAGGRTVRLSSPGKVFFPERGFTKLDLARYYVAVGPGILRALRNRPTTLERYPDGVTGESFFQKRAPKNMPDWIPTAHITFPSGRSADEMCPTEEAAVLWAAQYGTLTFHPWPVRRDDVDRPDELRIDLDPQPGTDYADAARAAHELRAVLDEFGGLRGWPKTSGGRGLHVFVPIQPRWTFTQVRRAAIAIGREMERRMPDRVTIKWWKEERGERIFIDYNQTARDRTIASAYSVRPRPHAPVSAPLRWEEVDVAQPRDFDIASMPARFAELGDVHADMDDHAFSLDALLELARRDEHDHGLGDLPYPPEYPKMPGEPKRVQPSRAKKAAPPPEAPPTEPTVP, from the coding sequence ATGGGTGAAGCGGTGGAACTGGAAGCAGGCGGCCGGACCGTACGGCTGTCCAGTCCCGGCAAGGTCTTCTTCCCGGAGCGCGGCTTCACCAAGCTGGACCTCGCCCGGTACTACGTCGCCGTGGGCCCCGGCATCCTCCGCGCCCTGCGCAACCGTCCCACGACCCTCGAGCGCTACCCGGACGGCGTGACCGGCGAGTCCTTCTTCCAGAAGCGGGCCCCGAAGAACATGCCCGACTGGATCCCGACCGCCCACATCACCTTCCCCAGCGGCCGCAGCGCCGACGAGATGTGCCCCACGGAGGAGGCCGCCGTGCTGTGGGCCGCGCAGTACGGCACGCTCACCTTCCACCCCTGGCCGGTGCGCCGCGACGACGTCGACCGCCCCGACGAGCTCCGTATCGACCTCGACCCGCAGCCCGGCACCGACTATGCCGACGCCGCCCGAGCCGCCCACGAACTGCGTGCCGTGCTCGACGAGTTCGGCGGTCTGCGCGGCTGGCCCAAGACCTCCGGCGGCCGCGGCCTGCACGTCTTCGTGCCCATCCAGCCGAGATGGACCTTCACCCAGGTCAGACGGGCCGCCATCGCCATCGGGCGGGAGATGGAGCGCCGGATGCCGGACCGGGTGACGATCAAGTGGTGGAAGGAGGAACGCGGCGAGCGCATCTTCATCGACTACAACCAGACGGCCCGCGACCGTACGATCGCCTCCGCGTATTCCGTACGGCCCCGCCCGCACGCTCCGGTCTCGGCGCCCCTGCGCTGGGAGGAGGTCGACGTGGCTCAGCCCCGGGACTTCGACATCGCGTCGATGCCGGCGCGCTTCGCCGAACTCGGCGATGTGCACGCGGACATGGACGACCACGCCTTCTCCCTCGACGCCCTGCTCGAACTCGCCCGCCGCGACGAGCACGACCACGGGCTGGGCGATCTGCCGTATCCGCCGGAGTACCCGAAGATGCCGGGCGAGCCCAAGCGGGTGCAGCCGAGCAGGGCGAAGAAGGCGGCGCCCCCACCGGAGGCGCCGCCCACGGAACCTACAGTTCCCTGA
- a CDS encoding ATP-dependent DNA ligase: MDLPVMPPVKPMLAKSVARIPPGMQYEAKWDGFRAIAFRDGTEVEFGSRTGKPLTRYFPELVVALRERVPKRCVLDGEIVIAREGRLDFDALTERIHPADSRVRMLAEKTPASFVAFDLLALADESLLDVPLSDRRALLERALSGVTPPVHLAPATTDVEVAGQWFEQYEGAGLDGVVAKPLTLRYHQDERVMFKVKHERTADVVVAGYRLHKSGPVVGSLLLGLYDDRGTLQHVGVSAAFPMKRRAELIEELEPLRMDDVAGHPWAAWSDEAAHEAARLPGAPSRWSGKKDLSWVPLRPEWVAEVAYDHMENGMRFRHTARFRRWRPDRTPESCTYAQLEEPVRYDLDEILGSP; encoded by the coding sequence ATGGATCTGCCGGTCATGCCCCCTGTGAAGCCGATGCTCGCCAAGTCCGTGGCCAGGATCCCGCCGGGGATGCAGTACGAGGCGAAGTGGGACGGCTTCCGGGCGATCGCGTTCCGCGACGGGACCGAGGTCGAGTTCGGCAGCCGTACGGGCAAGCCGCTGACCAGGTACTTTCCCGAGCTCGTGGTGGCTTTGAGGGAGCGGGTGCCCAAGCGGTGTGTGCTGGACGGGGAGATCGTGATCGCGCGGGAGGGGCGGCTCGACTTCGACGCGCTGACCGAGCGCATCCATCCGGCGGACTCCCGGGTGCGGATGCTCGCAGAGAAGACTCCCGCCTCGTTCGTCGCCTTCGACCTGCTGGCGCTCGCGGACGAGTCGCTGCTGGACGTTCCGCTGAGCGACCGGCGGGCGCTGCTCGAACGGGCGCTGTCCGGCGTGACTCCCCCGGTGCACCTGGCGCCCGCGACGACCGACGTCGAGGTGGCCGGGCAGTGGTTCGAGCAGTACGAGGGAGCCGGCCTCGACGGTGTCGTCGCCAAGCCGCTCACCCTGCGCTACCACCAGGACGAACGCGTCATGTTCAAGGTCAAGCACGAGCGCACGGCGGATGTCGTCGTCGCGGGCTACCGCCTGCACAAGAGCGGGCCCGTCGTGGGCTCACTGCTGCTCGGCCTCTACGACGACCGGGGCACCCTTCAGCACGTGGGGGTCTCCGCCGCCTTCCCCATGAAGCGGCGCGCCGAGCTGATCGAGGAGCTGGAGCCGCTGCGCATGGACGACGTCGCCGGGCACCCGTGGGCGGCCTGGTCGGACGAGGCCGCCCACGAGGCGGCACGGCTGCCCGGCGCTCCCAGTCGCTGGTCCGGAAAGAAGGACCTGTCCTGGGTGCCGCTCAGACCGGAGTGGGTGGCCGAGGTGGCGTACGACCACATGGAGAACGGGATGCGCTTCCGGCACACGGCCCGCTTCCGCCGCTGGCGCCCGGACCGGACGCCGGAGAGCTGCACGTACGCGCAGCTGGAGGAGCCGGTGCGCTACGACCTGGACGAGATCCTCGGCTCGCCCTGA
- a CDS encoding DUF3048 domain-containing protein produces the protein MERTTRSWRVATTAALLAATVTASLTGCTGGRDGGASRPAIDDGRGTDQRQEQTPSAAPVGSVLAVKIDNASAARPQTGLNSADVVYTEQVEGGLSRLMAVYATKLPKTVGPVRSARESDLELLRQFDHPILAFSGAQRKLLPLIDKAPLEAMPPGKVSGAYYRGTDKSAPHNLYLRPGELLPTAPGPAALTTGFQYGDAPEGGRAEASRTVRYPATRFTFTWSGSRHRYLVAMDGTPTVTTDGKPVTPATVVVQYVNVRKSGFRDFLGNNTPYTETVGSGKAQVLRDGRTYDVRWKREKATDGTKFTTGDGKQVNFARGQVWVVFAKA, from the coding sequence ATGGAACGCACTACGCGCTCGTGGCGCGTCGCGACGACAGCGGCGCTGCTGGCCGCCACGGTGACGGCGTCCCTGACGGGCTGCACGGGAGGGCGGGACGGCGGCGCGTCACGCCCGGCGATCGACGACGGGCGGGGGACGGACCAGCGGCAGGAGCAGACCCCGAGCGCGGCGCCCGTTGGCTCGGTACTCGCCGTGAAGATCGACAACGCGAGCGCCGCCCGTCCCCAGACCGGCCTGAACTCCGCCGACGTCGTGTACACCGAGCAGGTCGAGGGCGGGCTGAGCCGGCTGATGGCGGTGTACGCCACCAAGCTCCCGAAGACCGTCGGGCCGGTGCGCAGCGCCCGCGAGTCCGATCTGGAACTGCTGCGCCAGTTCGACCACCCGATCCTCGCGTTCTCGGGAGCACAGCGCAAACTGCTGCCACTGATCGACAAGGCGCCGCTGGAGGCGATGCCGCCCGGCAAGGTGTCCGGCGCCTACTACCGCGGCACCGACAAGTCCGCACCGCACAACCTCTATCTGCGTCCCGGCGAACTGCTGCCCACCGCCCCGGGCCCGGCCGCGCTGACCACCGGTTTCCAGTACGGCGACGCGCCCGAGGGCGGCAGGGCGGAGGCCTCGCGCACCGTCCGCTACCCGGCGACCCGCTTCACCTTCACCTGGTCCGGGAGCCGGCACCGCTACCTGGTCGCGATGGACGGTACGCCCACCGTCACGACCGACGGAAAGCCGGTGACGCCCGCGACTGTGGTCGTGCAGTACGTGAACGTGCGCAAGTCCGGCTTCCGCGACTTCCTCGGCAACAACACGCCGTACACGGAGACGGTCGGCTCGGGGAAGGCACAGGTGCTGCGCGACGGACGCACCTACGACGTGCGGTGGAAGCGCGAGAAGGCGACCGACGGCACGAAGTTCACGACCGGGGACGGCAAGCAGGTGAACTTCGCCCGGGGGCAGGTGTGGGTGGTCTTCGCGAAGGCGTGA